One Spinacia oleracea cultivar Varoflay chromosome 4, BTI_SOV_V1, whole genome shotgun sequence DNA segment encodes these proteins:
- the LOC130459636 gene encoding uncharacterized protein → MPPPKNLLHFMPLPGQKLKSVVVAEPPAVDQPLIEEDIIPSPLKPSAALGIEIQDITEVMEAIEADFVPGSDVPEVAGEKKESADLPFEREKSPDKEMIDLSGPEAAVPEVQKEVPSAGEEEQPEQGLTRKRRHSTLGSTSTSALDRLIHADPCSDVPLKRIPEEVREAMARYARAPILGEDPLAHVGSLVGPEAARENLLRANPQWRVPGAEERNPAMMAQYYLNEAVFWSSFASECSSVEEKQLRKYREAYARDIPILDQKAGQLLSELTELKQLYLHYSREARESAEKIGTEVGQLIFRVEEDAEKIASFAEEKKDMAAKFASELEEKDRLFQEMKSKFEAADKERTEAELRLHHFVQHRELIQQQADKVPVLRLKLREKDDYIRKLEQERVNLYTADQCREQYWNGILGARRMFAKHMPHFPWNEKVPLWMQAEDHLVECQADRDEAEAERQAALAEARAQKATSEGDTTAGGSSKDAPLGAASETPKS, encoded by the exons atgcctcctcctaagaatcttcttcacttcatgcccttgccagggcagaagttaaagagtgtggtggttgctgaaCCGCCGGCCGTGGATCAGCCGCTgatcgaggaagatatcatccCTTCTCCCCTTAAACCATCTGCTGCTTTGGGGATCgaaatccaggatatcaccgaggtgatggaggcgattgaagccgattttgttcctggttcggatgtccctgaggtagctggggagaagaaggagtctgctgatcttcccttcgagagggagaagagtccagacaaggagatgatagatctctcgggccccgaagctgcggtccccgaggttcagaaggaggttccctctgctggagaggaggagcagcccgagcaaggtttgacgaggaagaggcgccactcgactttgggttctacttctacctcggccctggataggctgatccatgctgatccctgttcggatgttccgctaaaacggatccccgaagaagtaagggaggcgatggctcgatatgccagggctccgattttgggagaggaccctttggctcacgtgggatccttggtgggccccgaggctgctcgggagaatctgcttcgtgctaacccgcagtggagggttcctggggccgaagagaggaatccggcaatgatggcccagtactatctgaacgag gctgttttctggtcttcgttcgcttccgagtgtagctcggttgaggagaaacaactgaggaaatatcgtgaggcttatgctcgtgatattcccattttggaccagaaggctgggcaactcctctccgagcttacggaactcaagcagctgtaccttcactatagtcgcgaggctagagagtctgctgagaagatcgggaccgaggttggccagctcatcttccgagttgaagaggatgctgagaagatcgcttcctttgctgaggagaagaaggatatggccgctaagttcgctagcgaacttgaGGAAAAAGATAGACTCTTCCAGGAGATGAAGTCTAAATTTGAAGCGGCCGACAAGGAGCGTACAGAGGCGGAGTTAAGGCTCCACCATTTTGTCCAGCATCGGGAGCTGATCCAGCAGCAAGCTGATAAGGTGCCTGTCCTTCGGCTGAAGCTTCGGGAAAAAGATGACTATATTCGGAAGCTGGAGCAGGAGCGAGTcaacctctacactgctgatcagtgtagagagcagtactggaacggcatcctgggtgctcggcgcatgtttgcgaagcacatgcctcacttcccttggaacgagaaagttcctctatggatgcaggccgaggaccacttggtggaatgccaagctgatcgagatgaagctgaagctgaacgccaagctgctcttgcagaggctcgggcccagaaggcaacttccgaaggtgataccactgctgggggttcttcgaaggatgctcccctaggggccgcttctgagactcccaagagttag
- the LOC130459922 gene encoding uncharacterized protein: protein MAKNRGKNKFVVGSSSERENVPSGRLPKSSRGRPSERPLEKSSIGWDASEDERATSGERAGFSGVRRRYSEFPVHWSEADPKGKYASILHETTQIDGPLEKSVSGDWLVEAKLGNYHRKAEELYGIQHALGYWCELPEQERPRVTHPPRGFISVYTHHLENGLRFPLDPFVSEVLVSYNISLAQLTPKSMRHIIGFRWVCDFVNFPCSVAIFRDLHDLVLNHASKGDGYGWWTIVNKKSRKRGDPNYITAYPYLSSDHNWKTEWLLVRVPTDPKHPNFYRPPKWFVAPDPDMRGVAAPDRNHRHYVDLLQWFLAQEDNHRLPSSWLPNLNYILREDILAVAGLSRIFDREYGFSCIDPKKLGISLDLKTIHDPAPEYKFGKDNPRNPRLKDYVLSPLGVARISEVRADPWDSASSVEAVPVKVVLPELKTTSDPVSVHL, encoded by the exons atggcaaagaataggggcaaaaaCAAGTTCGttgttggctcctctagtgagagagagaacgtgccttcggggagGTTACCGAAATCTTCGAGGGGTCGACCTTCGGAGAGGCCGTTGGAGAAGAGTTcgattggttgggatgcttccgaaGATGAACGTGCAACCTCTGGTGAGAGAGCTGGCTTTTCGGGTGTTCGTCGTCGTTACtccgagtttccagttcattggtcggaagctgatccgaagggcaagtatgcctcaattttgcatgagaccacgcagatcgacggtccgttggagaaatcggtcagcggtgactggttggtggaagcgaagttagggaattatcatcggaaggccgaggagctatacggaattcagcatgccttggggtactggtgcgagcttcctgaacaagagcgtcctcgggtgactcatccaccgagggggttcatttccgtgtatactcaccatttggagaatggtctccgctttcctttggatccgttcgtatccgaggttttggtgtcgtacaacattagtttggcccagctcacacccaaatctatgaggcacataatcggatttagatgggtgtgtgacttcgtcaatttcccttgctctgtcgctatttttcgggatcttcacgatctggttctcaaccatgcttccaagggtgatgggtatggttggtggaccattgtcaacaagaagtcccgaaagaggggggatccgaactacatcacggcgtacccctaccttagctctgaccacaattggaagacggagtggttgctcgtccgtgtgccgacggatccgaagcatcccaacttttatcgtcctccgaagtggttcgtggctcctgatcctgatatgagggGTGTGGCGGCTCCAGATCGGAACCATCGCCACTATGTGGacctcctccagtggttcttggctcaagaggataaccaccgactgccgtctagctggctcccgaatctcaattacattctgagggaggacattcttgctgttgccggtctcagcaggatttttgacaggg agtacggctttagctgcattgatcctaagaagttgggcatttctttggatttgaagactattcacgacccggctcccgagtacaagttcggaaaagataaccctcgtaatcctcgtctgaaggattacgtgttgtctcctttgggggttgctcggatatccgaagttcgagctgatccgtgggattccgcCTCTTCTGTTGAAGCTGTTCCTGTGAAGGTTGTGCTTCCTGAGTTGAAGACGActtcggatccggtgagtgttcatttatag